The DNA region GCACGCTGTCCCGCGCGGAGGCGAAGTGGGCCGCGATGGGGCTGCCGGGCGTGGTCGCGGCGGGCGCTCTGGTCTGGCTGTGGGGCAGGAGCGACGGCCGGTGGGGCGAGCCCATCGGAACCGGGCAGATGGGTGACGCGATCGGCCAGATGTGGCCGTGGGTGGTGCGGGGGGCGGCCGTCGCCTCCGCGCTCTACCTGGTGTGGAGATCGCGGAGGCCACGGTCGTGACGGCCGGGCGTCGGCCGGTCGGTTTCGTTTGAAGCGCCAGTCGGTCGGCTTCGCCTGAAGCATCGGCCGGTCGGCCTCATTCGTAACGTCGGCCGGTCGGCTTCATTCGGAATGTCAGCCGGTCATCTTGGCCTGGAACTCGTCGAGGATCTTGTCCGCGGCGGTGTAGCCGATGCCCGCGATCCACAGCCGGTCGTCGACCTTGAAGACCTTGCCGTCCTTGGACGCCTTCAGCCCCTTCCACAGGCCGCTGTTCATCGTCTTGGTCGTCCCGGCCTTCGCCGGGTCGCCGTACGTCGACGTGAAGACGACGTCCGCGTCCGCCAGGTCGATCTTCTCGGGCGACACGTCGTACGAGAAGCCGTCCTTGGCCTTGTCGGTGATCGCGGGGCGGCCCATGCCGAGGTCGGCGAGGATCGAGCCGATGTAGTTCTGCTTGCCGTAGATGCGGATGTCGGCGCCCTCGACGAAGCGGACGAAGTTGACGTCGGTGTCGGCGGCCTTCTCCTTGCCGCCGACCGCCTCGGTCACCTTCGCGACATGGGCGTCGTAGTCGGCGACGACCTTCTTCGCCTCGGCCTGCTTGCCGAGCGCTTCCGCGTGCAGCTGGAAGTTCTCCTTCCAGGCCGTTCCGGTGGACTCCGTCATCACGGTGGGGGCGATCGCCTTCAGCTGCTCGTAGCGGTCGCCG from Streptomyces sp. NBC_01591 includes:
- a CDS encoding ABC transporter substrate-binding protein, which produces MAISLRRRGLALGALSLAGALTLSACGFSESGGSASGSSDSASAKTHTVKTAMGDVKVPVSPKRVVVLDTGELDSALTLGVQPVGATHSASEDSFPSYLPADRTKGIEEVGEIANPNLETVASLKPDLILTSKVRDGDRYEQLKAIAPTVMTESTGTAWKENFQLHAEALGKQAEAKKVVADYDAHVAKVTEAVGGKEKAADTDVNFVRFVEGADIRIYGKQNYIGSILADLGMGRPAITDKAKDGFSYDVSPEKIDLADADVVFTSTYGDPAKAGTTKTMNSGLWKGLKASKDGKVFKVDDRLWIAGIGYTAADKILDEFQAKMTG